The following DNA comes from Candidatus Latescibacterota bacterium.
TTGATGGCTTCGGAGAATCTCTCCTGCGCCTCAAAGACATTCGCGAGGGATTCGAGTGGCCCGGTCAGGTCTGCATGGTCTTTGCCGGTTAATTGTTCCTCTATCTCAATCAGCCTTCGATAATACTTTTCGGCTTTGTCGAAGTTCGATGAGAAAAAATACAGGGCTGCGAGGTTTTTCAGGGCGGGAGTGATGTCGGCATGATCCCTGCCGCTTACCTTTTCAGTGATAGCTATAGATTCAAGGAACATCTTTTCGGCCTCTGAACGGTTTCCGAAAACTACATGAATCTGGGCGAGGTTATTGAGAGATTTTGCTGTCACCTCATGGTGCCGGCCGAAAAGTTCTTCAGCCAGCGCGAGCGTTTTTTCTGCCACCGGGAGGGCTTCGGTGTATCGTTCAGCCTTGTAAAGAGCGAGAGTCTTATTGGAAAGTCGCTCTAAGGTCTCAGCTTTGGATACCTGATCCGATGCCGATTCGTCTTGCCAACCGCTGCCGGCTATTAACTCCCTTGACTGGACCGTCAAAGCCAGAAGCAGGAAGGTCAGCGATACTGCCAATGTCCTGAAGTGATTCTTCATAGTGACGGGATACTAGCATTCATATCTGTCTGTGGATAGTCCAAATACTGTACGCAGAAGGGTCTGTTTCCGAAGGATCATAGACGGTTCATAAGTTTTAAATGAACCTACTCGTACTTCAGGCTTTCGATCGGGTTGGCTCTTGCCGACTTCCATGACTGCCATGCTATTATCATGAAGGCGATCGCCAACGCCACTGCAGACGAAGCAACAAACACCCAGATCGATATGTCGGCTTTATAGGCAAATCCATCGAGCCATTTCCGGCTGGCGTACCAGGCGAGAGGCCATGCTACGACGTTGGCTATCAGGACCCATTTGATAAATTCTTTCGATAGCAGGAGAATGATGCCACTGGTGGAGGAGCCAAGCACCTTGCGTATGCCGATCTCCTTTGTCCTTTGCTCCGCGGTGAAAGCGGCCAGGCCCAGAAGCCCCAGACATGAGATGAATATCGCGAGGAAGGTCCCGTATTTTATCATCGTTTCGGTCCGCTGCTCGGTGCCGTAACTACGGTTCATCCGCATATCGTCAAGGTATTCCAGTGTAGGCCGCGCGCCTGGATCGAACTGCGATACTGTCGCCTCGACGAAGGCTCTCGTCTCGGCAGGATTTTCTCCTGACAGCGATACGCAGATTCCGTCGATACCCCAGTTGGGCAGAATGACAAGTGGTTTTATCGTGGTGTGAAGAGACTGAAGATGAAAATCTTTGACAACTCCGATGATCCGGTAAGTATTGTCATATGTGGTGAATGTCTTTCCGATCGGGTCGTCGATGTTCATCGTCCTCAATGCGGTCTGATTGATTACTGCTCCGTCAGTCATGTCTGTCGGGAACTCTTCGCTGAAGAATCTTCCCGTCACCATTTCGGGTTCGAACACCTCAATAAACCCCGGGTCGGTCCCGACGATGCCGAAATCATTGATAAAAATATCAGGAGATTTTCCTTCCCACGAGACGTTATTGCCACCTGTGCTGGATTCACGATATACGGGAGGCGCATTTACTCTTGTCGCTCCCGTGACCCCGGGGTCGGACAGAAGGGTCTGTCTGAAACTGGACCATTGACTTTGCAGGGGGCTCGACAATCTGAAGGTAAGAACGTTGTCTGTCTTGAACCCCAGATCCCTTCCACGGATAAATTCGAGTTGTCTGTATATCAGCATCGATCCTATGATCAGGAATATCGATATGGAAAACTGTGCGACTACCAGAGTTCTTCTGAACAATGTGCCCTTTGTCTTGTTTCTGGCTCCACTCTTCATTATTGCGATCGGCCTGAATGATGAAAGTATCAACGCTGGATAGGTACCGGCAATGATACCTGTCAGCAGAGTGATGGCAGCGAAGAGTATCGCTGTAGCAGGTCTGAATGTAAGCGAAAGTTCCTTGCCCGCCATAGTGTTGAAATAGGGCAGGACAGTGTAGGTGAGAAGCAGCGCGACAGCAGCGGCGAAGAAAGACATTATAAGGGCCTCACCGAAGAACTGTTTCGCAAGCTGATGGCGACTGGCGCCGACGACACGTTTGATCCCGACTTCCATGGCTCGTTTACCGGAGCGTGCCGTGGAGAGATTCATGTAATTGAAGCATGCTATGAGAAGGATGAGGAGTCCTATCCCCGAAAAGATATATACGTAAGTAATCAGGCCGCCGCCTTCTATGTCATGGAGCCGTTCCCGGAGAAGGGGCTGCATGAGCACCGTGGCTTTTACAGAGTTGACGGAGCCCTCTTCGCCGGCGGGTTCTTCGTGATATGGCTGAATGACTCCGGCGATATTTGCCTGAACGTCCTTCGGAGAAGCGGCAGGGTCGATGGATATGTACCCGTAATAATTTCCGATTTCCATGTCCGCCATGTCCCGTCCCCAGAGCTGTCCCAGCAGATTTATATTTATGACCGCGTCGAATCTCCGGACCGTCGTTTTTTTGGGAAGTTTCTTTATGATGCCGGTGATCGTCGCGGGAAACCAGTTTTCTACCTGGAGAGTCTTTCCCATCGGGTCATCGTCACCGAAGTACTTGAGGGCCAGTTCCTCTGTGATGACGATATTTGTGATCTTGCTCATCGCGGTCGCCTTGTCGCCTCTGAGCAGTTCTATCGAGAATATGTCGAGGATAGTCGGCGTGGCAACAGCGATCATTTCGGTGAATTTCTTCTCATCGTGCGAAAGGACGAACCGGTGGTTCATGAAAGTCACTTCGTCGGCCACGCCAGGATACGATCCCTTAAGGGTAGGCCCGAGGCCGGCGGGGACGACAGTAGAGGTGACCCTGCCATCGGGTGTATCGAACTGGCGGTAGAGCCGGTAGATGTTTTGGGCGTTCGGATACATCCTGTCGTAACTGGTCTCGTCCTGTACCCAAAGAGCGATAAGGATGCAGGCAGTCATGCCGAGGGCGAGGCCCATTATATTGATTATAGAGAATCCCTTGTGCCTGGCGATATTGCGAATGGTTACCTTGAGATTGTTTGTGAGCATAATCACTCTCCAGTAGATAAAGTTTTTCTATATATTTGCCCCACATATAGAATACACTTGCTATAGATATTCGTTTCAAAAGAAAAAGACTATAATGAGTAAGGCCGAGGCACAGGGAAAATTTCTAAGGAAAGTTTACTCCAGAATAGCGGGTAATTACGAACTGACCAATCATGCCATGACCTTCGGGTTGGATGTCCTGTGGAGGAAGAAGGCTGCCAGGATAGCGGTGGAGGTGGGCGCGTGTCGGCGCGATGATCCCGGGGTCGCTCAGGAATCTTATGATGTTCAGAAGATTGGGAGTTGCCCGGGATCCGGACTCTGGCTCGACACCTGCACCGGTACGGGGGAGATGGCGGTTAATCTGCATGAGCTGGCGACCAAGAAAGCGCCTGAAAATGTATCTATGACTGCGTCCGGTGATGTGCCTGGTAATGTAAAGGTATTCGGAGTCGACTTTTCGCAGGAGATGCTCGTCGAGGCAAAGAAAAAACCAGACACATCTGAAATCAGATTCTGTGGTGGTGATATGGATTGTCTGCCATTCCCGGACGATACATTCTCCCTCGTGACGATGTCCTTTGCGACGAGGAACAACAATCCCGACAGGGAGACCCTCGTTCACCGGTTCTCCGAGATACACCGGGTGCTGAAGTCTGGTGGACTGTTTGTGAATGTCGAAACGAGCCAGCCTTCTTCTTCTCTGCTGGTCAGGTTGAGAAATCTGTTTGTTAAGCTTTACATCCCATGTACGGCTACGGTTTTTACAGGGGATAAAAAAGGATACACTTATCTCGCCGAGTCTATACCACGATTCTACGGAGCTGAAGAACTTGCCGTTGTATTAAAAGAATCCGGTTTTGCCGAGGTCGAATCCAGGAAGCTGATGTTTGGCGTCTCGGCAGTTCATGTGGCCCACAAGAGGTGAACAGGAAGCAGGCGGGCCACAGGCCCGGCAAAGGAGGATCCTTGAACGAAAAAGAGATGAAGGCAGTTTTCGAAGAGAATGGTTGTGGCGATTTCAGGTTTATGGATTCCGCGGAGATGGTGACGGGGCAGTGGGTGAGGATGAAATGTCGTTTCGGTTGCGATGAATATGGCAAGGGGATGATGTGTCCTCCCAATCTTCCTTCGGTCGCCGATTGCAGAGAATTTCTCGGGGAGTATTCCAGAGCGGTGATATTCCACTTCAGCATCTCTCTGGAGGATCCTGAAGCCAGGCACGAATGGTCCAGGAGTATAAACAGAAATCTGTTGAAGATCGAACGTGAGGTATTTCTCTCCGGTTTCTACAAGGCATTCATGATCTTCATAGATCCCTGCAACCTCTGCGGGGAATGTGTCGGACCCCATGGCGAATGCAGAGAGATAAAGGGCGCGAGGCCGTCAGGAGAGGGTCTCGGGATGGACGTCTTCGCCACGGCGAGGAATGCCGGATACGAGATAGATGTCGTGAAGGATTACGCCGATGCCATGAACCGTTTCGGTTTCCTGCTTATAGAATGATCCGGGCCATTGATCTGGCGGTTTCGTCAATTTTCCCTCTGAGATCTCAGCTCGTAATCGATCCGTTCTGCGAGAAATATCTTGAGCAGCGACTGATAGGGGATATCCCGCTTGTTGGCCAGCAGTTTCAGGTCGGCGAGCATATGCTCGGGCATCCTGACAGAGATGGTCTTGAGTGAAGGTTTGAGATCGGGAAGGACAGCGCGCCTGGCCTTGCTCCAGTCGATATACTCGGCCGAGTCTTCTCTGCTCCAGAACTTACGCTCTTCCTTCTCGGACTTGAACTTCGGTATCTTTTTCTTTTTTCATAACGTATCGAATGCCTTTCTTTCCTCACGACTCATGTTTCTGGCAGAGATTACCCGGATCCTTTTTCGCCTGATCGTGAATGCGAGAAATATACATTTGTCAAGGCTGGGGAATTCCCTACGATGCCGGTCGCCAGTTATAGTTGATTATATAATACCCGGCCTCGTTGATACTGCTTATCCTGAAACCTGTTCCCCACCCTCGGTAGGCGGTTTCACCGGGATATGCAGCCCTGCCGTTGATGATGCCGGTCCTGTTCGATGAGACGGGGTTGATCAGCAGTCTTTTGTTCGGAAGAAGGTCCAGGATAGTATTCTTATCAAGATTCATGTCAGTGTCAAAATCGACTGCGAATACGCCATCGTTTCTCTCGGCAAACTCAACTGCAGCGGTTCTGAGAACAGCCCCTGTGTAATAGATCGTCTTGTCGGCTTCTGACAGATCGTATTCATTCCGGGCGACGATCACGCCGGGATACTTTCCGGCGCCTGTGATCACATATCCAGAATTGATGCCGAATTCAACAACAGGTGTATAAGCGATTTCTCCAACTTCATAAGCCGTTCCGTCAACGGGGTCACATCGGACACGTGTATAATAATTGTAATTATGAGGGAAATAATCCAGCAAGGTTCTTCCAGTCATGTCAGTGTCCGAATTCATGTCATCAGGAAAGATCATATCATTTCTCCAGGCAAACTTGAGGAGAGCCTGTTCGAAGAGGTGACAATTCTGGAGGACGTATGATTCTCTAGCCTCGATACATTCACGATTCACTATCAGTTCACCGGGAGTTTCCCCGACTGCAGTAATAATGCAGCCGACGACGATATCTCCCTCAATGATCGGAGCATATGCGATCGATCCGGGATCATATGCCGTCCCCATTCGAGGTTCTGAAAGTTCGCCGGTGAGGATGTTGATTAATAACCAACCACCATACATGTCGATGTAATCCATGACTGTATTTCCGTCAAGGTCCCGGTCTGTATCCAGATCGCGGGGAAAAGTGCCATCATTGGACCCTGTAAAATAATGCAGTATGTCATTTTCAAAATGGAGGCATTTACCCATGATCCCCGCGTGATCACCGGGGCGGATGTTGGTCATGTTCGCGATGATGACCCTCGGTTCCTCTCCAGAGCCTTTTATCGTGTAGCCGACATTAATGCTAGAGCCCACGACAGCTTCGATGCTTGTTCCCCCCGGAGCATAAGGACTACATCCCCATGCAGCAGGTTCTGTTGGGTACAAAGTCATAGGATTCTCAAGAAGCCAACCTTCAGGCAGCAGATCCACCAGATTATCTCCGTTGGGAATGCAGTCTGCAGCAGCAGCGGGATAGATCCCTCCATTCAGAAACGCAAATTCCTCGGTAGCTGCCTGTACGGTAAGGCAATTTGCTATGACCTGTGCTTCGGCACGGGATTGATATTTTGTGATTTCAGGAGTCGTAAGGTCTGATTCTCTATCACAGCCCAGTGATGATACGGATAGTGCCATTATCAACAATGTGGCTATATTGTTTCTTGTCATTGTCATATCTCCCTAATGAGGGTCGCTTTTCGGACAATGACAAGACCTGCATTATTTATTCCAGAGGAGCTCCTTTGGGCCTCCTGGTGGGGCATAGTATGTCTATGCGCCTGCTCTCTGATTCAACGCAGCAGGATCATTTTTCTGTTCTGCGTAAATGTCTTCGTGCTGAGCCGGTAGAAATATACTCCACTTGCTACTGCCCGGCCGCTGCCATCCTGTC
Coding sequences within:
- a CDS encoding ubiquinone/menaquinone biosynthesis methyltransferase translates to MSKAEAQGKFLRKVYSRIAGNYELTNHAMTFGLDVLWRKKAARIAVEVGACRRDDPGVAQESYDVQKIGSCPGSGLWLDTCTGTGEMAVNLHELATKKAPENVSMTASGDVPGNVKVFGVDFSQEMLVEAKKKPDTSEIRFCGGDMDCLPFPDDTFSLVTMSFATRNNNPDRETLVHRFSEIHRVLKSGGLFVNVETSQPSSSLLVRLRNLFVKLYIPCTATVFTGDKKGYTYLAESIPRFYGAEELAVVLKESGFAEVESRKLMFGVSAVHVAHKR
- a CDS encoding ABC transporter permease gives rise to the protein MLTNNLKVTIRNIARHKGFSIINIMGLALGMTACILIALWVQDETSYDRMYPNAQNIYRLYRQFDTPDGRVTSTVVPAGLGPTLKGSYPGVADEVTFMNHRFVLSHDEKKFTEMIAVATPTILDIFSIELLRGDKATAMSKITNIVITEELALKYFGDDDPMGKTLQVENWFPATITGIIKKLPKKTTVRRFDAVININLLGQLWGRDMADMEIGNYYGYISIDPAASPKDVQANIAGVIQPYHEEPAGEEGSVNSVKATVLMQPLLRERLHDIEGGGLITYVYIFSGIGLLILLIACFNYMNLSTARSGKRAMEVGIKRVVGASRHQLAKQFFGEALIMSFFAAAVALLLTYTVLPYFNTMAGKELSLTFRPATAILFAAITLLTGIIAGTYPALILSSFRPIAIMKSGARNKTKGTLFRRTLVVAQFSISIFLIIGSMLIYRQLEFIRGRDLGFKTDNVLTFRLSSPLQSQWSSFRQTLLSDPGVTGATRVNAPPVYRESSTGGNNVSWEGKSPDIFINDFGIVGTDPGFIEVFEPEMVTGRFFSEEFPTDMTDGAVINQTALRTMNIDDPIGKTFTTYDNTYRIIGVVKDFHLQSLHTTIKPLVILPNWGIDGICVSLSGENPAETRAFVEATVSQFDPGARPTLEYLDDMRMNRSYGTEQRTETMIKYGTFLAIFISCLGLLGLAAFTAEQRTKEIGIRKVLGSSTSGIILLLSKEFIKWVLIANVVAWPLAWYASRKWLDGFAYKADISIWVFVASSAVALAIAFMIIAWQSWKSARANPIESLKYE
- a CDS encoding DUF2284 domain-containing protein translates to MNEKEMKAVFEENGCGDFRFMDSAEMVTGQWVRMKCRFGCDEYGKGMMCPPNLPSVADCREFLGEYSRAVIFHFSISLEDPEARHEWSRSINRNLLKIEREVFLSGFYKAFMIFIDPCNLCGECVGPHGECREIKGARPSGEGLGMDVFATARNAGYEIDVVKDYADAMNRFGFLLIE
- a CDS encoding BrnA antitoxin family protein gives rise to the protein MPKFKSEKEERKFWSREDSAEYIDWSKARRAVLPDLKPSLKTISVRMPEHMLADLKLLANKRDIPYQSLLKIFLAERIDYELRSQREN